One region of Pseudoalteromonas galatheae genomic DNA includes:
- a CDS encoding endonuclease/exonuclease/phosphatase family protein — MTWVIVALCGFILLATLLPLAKHPHWSVRAMEFPRLQLVVITAFTLLLSIFYLNLQSVAALAVISLLACLSFQLWWILPYTPLWPVEVKKATTNTHTISLITANVLQTNRQFNLLLEQVRVHQPDILVTLESDEIWEQQLDSLLDILPYSVKCPQSNLYGMHVYSRYPLDEAKCEYIVEEGVPSIHAKLKIAPHIMIQAHFLHPAPPSPTENETAIERDAELVVVAKRVINEPLPTIVTGDLNDVAWSPTTRLFRKISGLLDPRVGRGMFNTFHAQYPFTRWPLDHLFSSHHFTVIDIKRLDNIGSDHFALYAKLAYQPVKNEDEAGLELKKKDIHRSKEIIENAVAKPNCKL, encoded by the coding sequence ATGACTTGGGTTATCGTCGCGCTGTGTGGTTTTATCCTACTTGCTACGTTATTGCCACTTGCTAAACATCCGCACTGGAGTGTTAGAGCAATGGAGTTCCCGCGACTTCAGCTCGTTGTTATTACTGCATTTACGCTACTGCTGTCCATTTTCTACCTTAATCTTCAAAGCGTAGCCGCGCTTGCTGTCATTTCTTTATTAGCCTGTTTAAGTTTTCAACTGTGGTGGATTTTACCCTACACCCCGCTTTGGCCAGTCGAGGTAAAAAAAGCGACAACCAATACTCACACAATCAGCCTAATCACCGCCAATGTACTGCAAACCAATCGACAGTTTAATCTGCTATTGGAGCAAGTCCGAGTACATCAACCTGATATTTTAGTCACGTTAGAGAGTGATGAGATATGGGAGCAACAATTAGACTCGTTGTTAGATATACTGCCCTACAGCGTTAAATGCCCGCAATCAAATTTATATGGCATGCATGTTTATTCTCGCTACCCGCTAGACGAGGCAAAATGTGAATATATCGTTGAAGAAGGTGTACCTTCGATTCATGCAAAACTCAAGATCGCTCCCCATATCATGATCCAAGCCCATTTTTTGCACCCAGCACCGCCAAGCCCCACCGAAAACGAAACGGCCATTGAGCGAGACGCAGAATTGGTGGTTGTCGCCAAACGCGTCATAAATGAGCCTTTGCCTACCATAGTCACTGGCGATCTCAATGATGTTGCTTGGTCTCCAACCACGAGATTATTTAGGAAAATAAGTGGGCTTCTTGATCCACGAGTTGGCCGAGGCATGTTTAACACGTTTCATGCACAGTACCCGTTTACACGCTGGCCGCTGGATCATTTGTTTTCGAGTCACCACTTCACAGTAATCGATATTAAAAGGCTAGACAACATAGGGTCGGATCACTTTGCGCTTTATGCAAAACTCGCTTATCAACCGGTCAAAAATGAAGATGAAGCAGGACTTGAGCTGAAAAAGAAAGATATACATCGCAGCAAAGAAATTATTGAAAATGCCGTGGCAAAACCGAATTGCAAATTATGA
- a CDS encoding DUF885 domain-containing protein has translation MNKISVVALSVVLGLSGCAQDKPTTETISVAKTTEPTLSRAEIDKVVEQYTKQFINHQPALATSLKLSSSEYGHYANRLPDYSVVGMQALQVDMNAAADKLKQLQSGVANADDLLHLKVNEVIACYYAGDKGFSAGYIDTWGGHLPYIVNQLSGPLLDIPNVLKDQHGIESEQDAKDYVARLHAFVEVTKQVANKVKADANKGVILPKVLFPNTLGYLDNFTAPSGAEHPLVASFKDKLADLDGITDKAAADYVAQATQIVEQKLYPEFKNVSAIMHALESKAPENVGIWAQPNGEAFYQHEITYLADSDMSAEEIHQIGLAEVERISKRMDEILKQNGYSQGTVGDRMKQLNEESRFLYADSDEGREALLSFLRGEIGSILQKAPDYFSTIPPQPVEVKRIPKAVEAGAPGGYYNGPSLDGSRPGVFSINLKDMKAVPSFGMKTLTYHEAVPGHHFQIALNMLQTEIGLMRQNASFNGYVEGWALYSELLAYEMGMYKDDPFGDLGRLQAEAYRAARLVVDTGLHYKKWTRDQAITYFADATGTAMSDVVSAIDRYIAWPGQALGYKLGMLKLVELREYAKQQLGDKFDIKAFHDVVLLKGARPMALVEEDIKTWINSLKS, from the coding sequence ATGAATAAAATAAGCGTGGTAGCACTCTCTGTCGTGCTAGGTTTGAGCGGATGTGCTCAAGACAAGCCAACAACAGAAACGATATCTGTTGCTAAAACCACTGAACCAACTCTCTCTCGTGCAGAAATCGACAAAGTCGTAGAGCAGTACACCAAGCAATTTATTAACCACCAACCCGCGCTTGCCACTTCGCTTAAATTATCAAGTAGTGAATATGGTCACTATGCTAATAGACTACCGGATTACTCGGTTGTCGGAATGCAGGCGCTTCAGGTGGATATGAACGCAGCCGCAGATAAATTAAAACAATTACAATCGGGCGTGGCGAACGCTGACGACTTGTTGCACCTTAAAGTAAATGAAGTTATTGCATGTTATTATGCTGGGGATAAAGGCTTCTCGGCAGGTTATATTGATACTTGGGGCGGACACCTGCCATATATTGTTAACCAATTGTCCGGCCCATTGCTGGATATTCCAAATGTGCTTAAAGACCAGCATGGAATAGAGAGTGAGCAAGATGCAAAAGACTATGTTGCGCGCCTACATGCCTTTGTTGAAGTCACGAAACAAGTTGCAAATAAGGTAAAAGCGGATGCCAATAAAGGCGTAATTTTACCAAAAGTACTGTTTCCAAACACGCTAGGCTATTTAGATAACTTCACGGCGCCAAGTGGTGCAGAACACCCTTTGGTTGCATCGTTTAAAGATAAACTTGCAGATCTTGACGGTATTACGGATAAAGCCGCCGCTGATTATGTTGCACAGGCAACGCAAATTGTTGAGCAAAAGCTTTATCCTGAATTTAAAAATGTGTCTGCGATTATGCACGCTCTAGAGAGTAAAGCGCCTGAAAATGTCGGTATTTGGGCCCAACCAAATGGCGAAGCTTTCTACCAGCATGAGATCACCTATTTGGCGGACTCTGATATGAGCGCGGAAGAGATCCACCAAATTGGCCTTGCTGAGGTGGAGCGTATTTCAAAGCGTATGGACGAAATCCTCAAGCAAAACGGCTATTCACAAGGCACTGTTGGCGACCGGATGAAGCAGCTCAATGAAGAGTCGAGATTCTTATATGCGGATTCTGACGAAGGTCGTGAAGCGTTATTATCGTTCTTGCGTGGTGAAATAGGGAGCATTTTACAAAAAGCGCCAGATTACTTTTCTACTATTCCACCGCAACCTGTTGAAGTTAAACGTATACCAAAAGCCGTGGAAGCGGGTGCACCGGGTGGTTACTACAACGGTCCATCGCTTGATGGAAGTCGTCCTGGGGTATTTTCAATCAACCTAAAAGACATGAAAGCAGTACCAAGCTTTGGCATGAAAACCTTAACGTATCATGAGGCGGTCCCTGGTCACCACTTCCAAATTGCGCTTAATATGTTGCAAACAGAAATTGGTTTGATGCGTCAAAATGCCTCATTTAATGGTTATGTTGAGGGCTGGGCGCTGTATTCAGAGCTATTGGCTTACGAAATGGGGATGTATAAGGACGACCCTTTTGGAGACTTAGGTCGCCTGCAAGCTGAGGCATATCGTGCTGCTCGACTGGTGGTTGATACGGGCCTGCATTATAAAAAGTGGACACGCGACCAAGCGATCACCTATTTTGCTGATGCAACTGGTACGGCTATGAGTGATGTGGTATCGGCTATCGACCGTTATATCGCTTGGCCAGGTCAAGCGCTTGGTTATAAGTTAGGTATGCTTAAATTAGTTGAACTTAGAGAGTACGCTAAACAGCAGCTAGGTGATAAGTTTGATATTAAAGCATTCCACGACGTAGTGTTGCTAAAAGGCGCAAGGCCAATGGCGCTTGTTGAAGAAGATATCAAGACTTGGATTAATTCTCTGAAGTCGTAA
- a CDS encoding transposase codes for MARQFDNFYSHGAINFSDFINCVSSLYTGPDCLDDSTLRLLAEMLYRLSQNKQFLAAQVASSSDYQHHVRGMLDNDDLYVLYENKRPFFKVCAQIWHPTPKRGSQHCFVPQARDYNFTALTTNYFGPGCGCKLYQYEYRKDLQQGEHCDLQFGQFYQFTPESVLFTEASRDVIAQALPKSLSITISLQLEQRPHACFLFDKSTGRVQRIIVELPPECVDTPKSLVLES; via the coding sequence ATGGCACGCCAATTCGATAACTTTTATAGTCATGGGGCAATTAATTTTAGTGATTTTATTAATTGCGTTTCTAGCTTATATACTGGTCCAGACTGCTTGGATGACAGTACGCTAAGACTACTTGCTGAAATGTTGTATCGACTATCACAAAATAAGCAATTTCTCGCGGCACAAGTGGCGAGTAGCAGTGACTACCAGCACCACGTTCGAGGGATGTTGGACAATGATGATCTTTATGTACTTTATGAAAATAAACGACCATTTTTTAAAGTATGTGCACAGATTTGGCATCCAACACCAAAGCGGGGCTCTCAACACTGCTTTGTTCCGCAGGCACGGGACTATAATTTTACGGCATTGACGACCAATTATTTTGGCCCAGGTTGTGGATGCAAGCTCTACCAATATGAATATAGGAAGGACTTACAGCAAGGTGAGCATTGTGATTTACAGTTTGGGCAGTTTTATCAATTTACCCCTGAATCAGTACTCTTTACAGAAGCGTCGAGAGATGTGATAGCGCAGGCTTTACCTAAAAGTTTGAGTATCACCATCAGTTTACAGCTGGAGCAAAGGCCACACGCTTGCTTTTTGTTTGACAAGTCAACAGGTCGTGTACAGCGTATTATCGTTGAGTTACCACCGGAATGCGTCGACACGCCAAAATCTCTAGTGCTCGAAAGCTAA
- a CDS encoding CreA family protein, producing MKKLMFALLASCTLLGCSDSEVGDVSLGLFTLKDIKLDSMVDPVVTGVTCHVASVEDDLSFSDPSDSSISCRQTSEITPAMLANIDKSDSGEVVFKKSKSVFFKSMKVRRIFDAKNQTLMYLAYTTKETSGSFKHSLSTVPLWGTQAYQDVKTN from the coding sequence ATGAAAAAGCTGATGTTTGCATTGTTGGCATCTTGTACGTTACTTGGTTGCTCTGACAGTGAAGTTGGTGATGTGTCACTAGGTCTATTTACGCTCAAAGATATAAAGCTGGACTCTATGGTTGACCCTGTTGTAACGGGTGTGACCTGTCATGTGGCGAGTGTTGAAGACGACTTGAGTTTTTCGGACCCAAGCGATAGCTCTATCTCTTGTCGTCAAACGAGCGAAATAACACCTGCAATGCTAGCGAATATAGATAAAAGTGACTCTGGCGAAGTGGTATTTAAAAAATCAAAAAGTGTATTTTTTAAATCAATGAAAGTGAGAAGGATCTTTGATGCAAAAAACCAAACCTTGATGTACTTAGCCTATACCACTAAGGAAACCTCTGGTAGCTTTAAGCATAGCTTATCAACAGTGCCATTATGGGGAACTCAAGCTTATCAAGACGTTAAAACCAATTAA
- a CDS encoding TonB-dependent receptor, with translation MSKLHPSLVALAVSSSFFVVNQSQAEESKIQEKSIERIQVTATRRAGTVQEAPLNITAVDSDVMSDQNIGDLEDVARWVPGLTITEQGGREGSPIIVRGLNTNSSERASDSGTVATYLGEIPINVDLRLTDIERVEVLIGPQGTLYGAGTLGGAIRTMLKAPVLDVIEGKLSGDVFSIDESDSNGHEIGAVFNMPIAMDELAVRASINRYHNPGFMDYSYVVKQAGVSNPDPDWSNAENVKANINSVADANDETITTTRVSLRWLVSENIDTTLNYFHQKQENGANSISQYQSLGAQHPLADSIKPYESAYRVLEPNEQEDDLLSLEINADLEFADLVSASGWSSKEQQGQRDQTDLLYDIWPGYADFPSFTALTKDTTDQDTFTQEIRLVSKGDDALNWIAGVYYSKQEISSDDREYTPGLTEFWGDEINNIEQDLEYIALTNATSKESALFGEIGYAFSDDFNITVGARFYRYDVKTESAAETPLYSGGLPSLEQISFEQVSAKDNGSLFKFNANYTWQDGLLTYFTVSEGFRLGGGNGLESCPETLPEQQIICALPHELSYKPDTTTNYELGLKSTWLNNKLHFNAALFSVDWEDAQISSVTVNGQEIITSNAGSANSTGIELSTRAMLNDHWTVYATYSYAKAQLTDDAPALFAVFKEGDYSAEEIALYQPYYDGTDGDRLPGAPKQQFSFGLSYEQEVFDDKMLNVNYGVTAQSDVYTKVGLKADGEVLPGFALSNLSAKLSSEQWAVTFYVDNLFDKFAFTSVRRDKSWAGEAKFAALNKALPEQQRVYGHYVTTPRTVGVKLNYQFEL, from the coding sequence ATGAGTAAGCTCCATCCAAGCTTAGTCGCACTAGCAGTTAGTTCGAGTTTTTTTGTTGTTAATCAATCACAAGCTGAAGAAAGTAAGATTCAAGAAAAGTCAATTGAACGAATTCAAGTAACAGCCACTCGGCGCGCCGGCACAGTTCAAGAAGCGCCATTAAACATTACTGCCGTCGATAGCGATGTGATGAGCGACCAAAATATTGGCGACCTTGAAGATGTAGCAAGATGGGTTCCTGGTTTGACAATCACAGAACAAGGTGGCCGTGAGGGCTCACCTATTATTGTTCGTGGCTTGAATACTAATTCGTCGGAACGTGCCTCTGACTCGGGCACTGTAGCAACTTACCTCGGCGAAATTCCAATCAACGTAGATTTGCGACTAACCGATATCGAGCGTGTTGAAGTCTTAATCGGCCCACAAGGTACGCTATACGGTGCAGGTACGCTTGGTGGTGCGATTAGAACCATGCTAAAAGCACCTGTGCTTGATGTCATTGAGGGCAAACTCAGTGGCGACGTATTCAGTATCGATGAAAGTGACAGTAACGGTCATGAAATCGGTGCTGTCTTCAATATGCCTATAGCGATGGATGAGTTGGCCGTTCGTGCGAGCATTAACCGCTATCACAACCCCGGCTTTATGGATTATAGCTATGTGGTTAAGCAAGCTGGCGTTTCAAACCCAGACCCCGACTGGTCCAATGCTGAGAATGTTAAAGCGAATATCAACTCAGTGGCGGATGCAAATGATGAGACCATTACCACCACGCGTGTTTCTCTACGTTGGTTGGTGAGTGAGAATATCGATACCACACTGAACTATTTCCATCAAAAACAAGAAAATGGTGCTAACTCGATTTCACAGTATCAAAGCCTTGGCGCACAACACCCGCTTGCCGACTCTATTAAACCATACGAGTCAGCCTATCGCGTGCTTGAACCTAATGAACAAGAAGACGACCTGCTTAGCCTTGAAATCAACGCCGATTTAGAGTTTGCTGATTTAGTTTCGGCATCCGGTTGGTCAAGCAAAGAACAGCAAGGCCAACGAGATCAAACCGATCTCCTTTATGATATTTGGCCAGGTTACGCGGACTTTCCTAGTTTTACCGCTTTGACTAAAGACACCACAGATCAAGACACGTTTACCCAAGAGATCCGGTTAGTCTCTAAAGGGGATGACGCACTAAATTGGATTGCAGGGGTATATTACAGCAAACAGGAAATTAGCTCGGACGATAGAGAGTACACGCCAGGGCTCACGGAGTTTTGGGGCGACGAAATCAACAATATTGAGCAAGATCTTGAATATATTGCACTGACCAATGCCACCAGCAAAGAGTCAGCATTGTTTGGCGAAATTGGCTATGCATTTTCAGATGATTTTAATATCACAGTGGGCGCTCGTTTCTATCGCTATGATGTTAAAACTGAGTCAGCGGCTGAAACCCCGCTCTATTCTGGTGGCCTGCCAAGCCTTGAGCAAATTTCATTTGAACAAGTCAGTGCCAAAGACAATGGTAGTTTGTTTAAATTTAATGCCAATTACACTTGGCAAGATGGACTGCTGACGTACTTCACTGTCAGTGAAGGATTTAGGTTAGGCGGTGGCAACGGTTTGGAGTCCTGTCCAGAAACACTACCTGAGCAACAGATCATCTGTGCACTGCCGCATGAGCTTAGCTATAAACCAGATACCACCACTAATTATGAGCTGGGATTAAAATCTACATGGCTGAATAACAAGCTGCATTTTAATGCCGCATTATTCAGTGTTGATTGGGAAGATGCACAGATCTCATCCGTGACGGTAAACGGTCAAGAGATCATTACCTCCAATGCAGGCTCTGCGAACTCTACTGGTATCGAGTTATCAACCCGCGCTATGTTGAACGACCATTGGACGGTGTATGCAACCTATTCTTATGCAAAAGCACAGCTAACTGATGATGCACCAGCCCTGTTTGCGGTATTCAAAGAAGGTGACTATAGCGCTGAAGAAATCGCGCTTTACCAGCCGTATTATGACGGTACAGACGGCGACCGCTTACCTGGCGCCCCAAAACAGCAGTTCTCATTCGGTTTAAGCTACGAACAAGAAGTGTTCGACGACAAAATGCTTAACGTTAATTATGGAGTAACCGCACAGAGTGACGTATACACGAAAGTCGGACTCAAAGCTGACGGAGAGGTATTACCAGGATTTGCCTTGTCTAACCTCAGTGCGAAGCTTTCAAGCGAGCAATGGGCCGTCACTTTTTATGTCGACAACCTGTTTGACAAATTTGCTTTCACCTCGGTAAGACGCGACAAGTCTTGGGCTGGTGAAGCTAAATTCGCGGCGTTAAACAAAGCCTTGCCTGAGCAGCAGCGAGTGTACGGACACTATGTCACAACACCTCGTACCGTTGGGGTCAAGCTTAACTACCAGTTTGAGTTATAA
- a CDS encoding tetratricopeptide repeat-containing sulfotransferase family protein codes for MTSYNQIQSYIQQRQFQAAHHALVARINTNANDHHAYALLAELNIALGNLSKALKIYDKCLSLFPCAFYSLSAAKLALFTQSPLAAKRYIQHLLGSTQLSGSEHDTLANILLRLNQYTDAGWHFSHAYTHSPHCPEIALNYAMHLKMSGELAQARTLLASLVQANPSNAKCQLAYSELTPVELASTRITQLATEITAQTTPLALQRLHHALALEYEKQENYPKAWQSFIASKQAVSAEVSYSSKQMTGYFQSLRKLLDKPIEFAPEQTLAPIFVVGLPRSGTSLMEQILAQLLLQPLGETSILPQALRVCHDYNSNIQHLSRAYEEANAIGQYRLFSSQSVDGEQRFIDKQPFHFFFIDLLAKAFPRAKFVVMKRNRTDTCIANFRQLYQTNSPFHGYSYRIQDIQAMYDDTYTFLQDAAQKHPTQIKFVNYESLVEKPQAVMREVCRFLELDWQDGALHFYKQGYYSATASKMQIRQPLNNSSVGKYRNTYSI; via the coding sequence ATGACATCATACAATCAGATCCAAAGCTATATTCAACAGCGTCAATTTCAAGCGGCGCATCACGCATTAGTCGCTCGCATTAATACCAATGCCAACGATCACCACGCGTACGCCTTATTGGCCGAATTGAATATCGCTCTCGGTAACCTCAGCAAAGCACTAAAAATTTACGACAAGTGCCTAAGTTTATTTCCCTGCGCATTTTACTCATTGAGCGCTGCCAAACTTGCGCTGTTCACACAATCACCATTAGCTGCAAAGCGCTATATACAGCATTTGCTAGGCAGCACACAATTGTCGGGATCTGAGCACGATACCCTCGCAAATATATTACTGAGATTAAATCAATATACTGACGCTGGTTGGCATTTTAGCCATGCCTATACACACTCACCACACTGTCCTGAAATCGCGCTCAACTATGCAATGCATTTAAAGATGTCTGGTGAATTAGCACAAGCGCGGACACTGCTTGCCTCTTTAGTGCAAGCAAACCCAAGTAATGCAAAGTGCCAGTTAGCCTACTCAGAGCTTACTCCTGTAGAATTAGCATCGACTCGCATCACTCAATTAGCAACTGAAATAACAGCGCAAACTACACCACTTGCATTACAGCGGCTTCACCATGCACTGGCACTCGAATACGAAAAGCAGGAAAATTATCCCAAGGCATGGCAAAGCTTTATTGCCAGTAAACAAGCGGTCAGTGCAGAGGTCTCCTATTCATCTAAACAAATGACAGGCTATTTTCAATCACTTCGTAAACTTCTCGACAAACCTATTGAATTTGCACCGGAGCAAACGCTTGCACCAATATTTGTCGTTGGGCTGCCGCGCTCAGGCACTAGCCTGATGGAGCAAATTTTAGCGCAATTGCTGTTACAACCGCTGGGAGAGACCAGTATATTGCCTCAAGCACTTAGGGTTTGTCATGACTATAACAGCAATATTCAACATCTCAGCCGCGCCTATGAAGAGGCTAACGCCATTGGGCAATATCGTCTCTTTAGCTCACAATCCGTTGATGGTGAGCAACGTTTTATAGACAAACAACCATTTCATTTTTTCTTTATCGATTTGCTCGCAAAGGCGTTTCCACGCGCGAAGTTTGTCGTGATGAAGCGAAACAGAACAGATACTTGTATCGCAAACTTCCGTCAACTATATCAAACGAACAGTCCCTTTCATGGCTACTCATACCGGATACAAGATATTCAAGCTATGTATGATGATACTTATACGTTTTTGCAAGATGCTGCACAAAAACATCCGACTCAAATTAAGTTTGTGAATTATGAATCGCTGGTAGAAAAGCCTCAGGCTGTGATGAGAGAAGTCTGTCGATTTCTCGAGTTGGATTGGCAAGACGGCGCACTTCACTTTTATAAGCAGGGTTATTACTCAGCAACAGCCAGCAAAATGCAGATCAGACAGCCATTAAATAACTCCAGTGTGGGTAAATATCGAAATACATACTCCATCTAG
- a CDS encoding YqaA family protein, whose product MALTAELKQKTKRLVESKNMLKGITVASFLESTIVPIPLEAVMVPLMQARREKLWLIALMATVGCVMGALFGYALGYYLFDAVGDSVIELLSSQSQFEQVKAQMQSQGFWFVLTLGIAPVPFQIAMLAAGATKFSLLQFLIATCIARSLRYFGLAAVVYFAGDQAEKLIKQHKIKAVIFTTAIVLLAWWIASR is encoded by the coding sequence ATGGCGTTAACGGCTGAATTGAAGCAAAAGACCAAGCGACTAGTAGAATCAAAAAATATGCTCAAAGGGATCACGGTTGCCTCTTTTTTAGAGTCAACCATAGTGCCGATTCCGCTTGAAGCTGTGATGGTGCCGCTTATGCAGGCAAGGCGAGAAAAACTATGGCTAATTGCGTTAATGGCAACGGTTGGGTGTGTGATGGGTGCCTTATTTGGTTATGCGTTGGGTTATTATTTATTTGATGCAGTAGGGGACTCCGTTATTGAGCTGCTATCGAGCCAGTCTCAGTTTGAGCAGGTGAAAGCACAGATGCAAAGTCAGGGGTTTTGGTTTGTGTTGACCTTAGGTATTGCGCCAGTACCTTTTCAGATTGCCATGTTAGCAGCTGGCGCCACAAAATTTTCACTATTACAATTTCTAATTGCAACCTGTATTGCCCGTTCACTACGTTATTTTGGCTTGGCGGCGGTCGTTTATTTTGCTGGTGATCAGGCTGAAAAGCTAATTAAACAACATAAAATAAAAGCCGTCATTTTCACAACGGCCATTGTGCTGCTCGCATGGTGGATAGCTAGTCGCTAG
- a CDS encoding ACP phosphodiesterase: MNYLAHLYFAKPTAASHFGNLLGDFQKGVNIQVLPKPVQLGLQTHRQVDKFTDSHSITKSAKQLFSPARRRFAGIALDVLYDHFLIKHWQQYHSTSLDDFKRQSFSLLHDNLHIMPAHMQRVVSAMTQNDWFATYESVAGVGHALDNIAKRIRFQNQFTGSEMDIKKHYHQLESGFQTFFPQLVEHMQHQPTEHDNLE; encoded by the coding sequence GTGAATTATTTGGCGCATTTGTACTTTGCCAAACCGACTGCCGCATCGCACTTTGGCAACTTGCTCGGTGACTTTCAAAAAGGCGTGAATATACAAGTACTGCCCAAACCTGTGCAACTTGGTCTACAAACACATAGGCAAGTTGATAAATTTACTGATAGCCACTCGATTACAAAATCTGCTAAACAACTTTTTTCGCCCGCGCGTCGCCGTTTTGCAGGCATTGCACTGGATGTGTTATATGACCACTTTTTGATTAAACACTGGCAGCAATATCACAGTACCTCGCTTGATGACTTTAAACGTCAGAGCTTTTCATTGCTGCACGATAACTTGCACATCATGCCTGCGCACATGCAACGAGTCGTTAGCGCAATGACACAAAATGATTGGTTTGCCACCTATGAATCCGTAGCTGGTGTAGGCCACGCGCTGGACAACATCGCCAAACGAATTCGCTTTCAAAACCAATTTACAGGCAGTGAAATGGATATAAAAAAGCACTACCACCAGCTTGAATCTGGATTTCAAACCTTTTTTCCGCAGTTGGTTGAGCATATGCAGCACCAGCCCACAGAACATGACAATTTAGAGTAA